From a single Loigolactobacillus coryniformis subsp. coryniformis KCTC 3167 = DSM 20001 genomic region:
- a CDS encoding universal stress protein has product MLQEYRNILVPVDGSEEAELALAKAVEVAKRNEAHLDVLDVLATQQFEVSYSSFVDGDVIYKMSEDVKTYLDNLVTRIEKDSDFHDIDIHIRFGNPKTVIARDFPQEHKNDLIMIGATGLNAVERMLIGSVASYVNRAAITDVLVVKTDSANKLPKKKK; this is encoded by the coding sequence ATGCTACAAGAATATCGGAATATTTTAGTACCAGTTGATGGTTCTGAAGAAGCAGAATTAGCTTTGGCAAAGGCTGTTGAGGTTGCCAAACGCAACGAGGCACATTTGGATGTGTTGGACGTTTTGGCTACGCAACAATTTGAGGTCAGCTATTCCAGCTTTGTCGATGGTGACGTCATCTATAAAATGTCTGAAGATGTGAAAACTTATTTAGATAACTTAGTGACTCGAATCGAAAAAGATAGTGATTTTCATGATATTGACATTCATATTCGCTTTGGCAATCCGAAAACGGTCATTGCCCGCGATTTTCCACAGGAGCATAAAAATGATCTGATCATGATCGGTGCAACTGGTTTAAATGCAGTTGAGCGGATGCTGATCGGTTCAGTGGCGTCGTACGTTAATCGAGCGGCAATCACGGATGTATTAGTGGTTAAAACTGATAGCGCCAATAAGTTGCCTAAAAAGAAAAAGTAG
- a CDS encoding DUF4430 domain-containing protein produces the protein MQKLVKITTIFTLSVGLLGASAQPVAAAKAKTVKAQITLTVDHKKVSTKKVTTTSKQTLMKVMKQHYQIKEDNGMITAINGHKQNTKAQKYWLYKINGKDATKGAAATYLKNNDKVSFTLNASK, from the coding sequence ATGCAAAAATTAGTCAAAATCACAACTATTTTTACGTTAAGTGTGGGATTACTCGGTGCCAGCGCACAGCCAGTTGCGGCGGCTAAAGCTAAAACCGTCAAGGCACAGATCACATTAACGGTTGATCATAAGAAAGTCAGCACCAAAAAAGTGACAACCACCAGCAAGCAAACACTGATGAAAGTCATGAAACAACATTATCAGATCAAGGAAGACAACGGGATGATCACCGCGATCAATGGGCATAAACAGAATACCAAAGCACAAAAGTACTGGCTGTACAAAATCAACGGTAAAGACGCCACTAAAGGGGCTGCTGCAACTTATCTAAAAAACAACGATAAGGTTAGCTTCACGCTAAATGCCAGCAAGTAA
- a CDS encoding iron chaperone: MKTIDDYIATLPPRQQEVAQIMRELLHDAAPQAIETIAYNMPAIKQNGKVLVYFAPTKQHLGFYPTPEPIVAFAEQLRGYQTSKGTIQLPYDQPLPVKLIKQIVAYRIKQVND; the protein is encoded by the coding sequence ATGAAAACAATTGACGACTATATCGCAACTTTACCACCGAGGCAGCAGGAAGTGGCACAAATCATGCGCGAACTGCTGCACGACGCAGCGCCACAAGCGATTGAGACTATTGCCTATAATATGCCGGCCATTAAGCAAAATGGTAAAGTATTGGTTTATTTTGCCCCGACAAAGCAGCATTTAGGCTTCTACCCAACACCAGAACCAATCGTAGCTTTTGCGGAACAACTACGCGGTTATCAAACCAGCAAAGGGACGATTCAGTTACCTTACGATCAACCGCTGCCGGTAAAATTAATCAAGCAAATTGTCGCTTACCGAATCAAGCAAGTTAATGATTAG
- a CDS encoding multicopper oxidase family protein: MSDKVYTDYFFDEPAFNTHDGGYVPLEEAKVPQQPLNVPPLLKPDKETATDTYYTVVAQTGETQFLPGAKTKTWGYNNSVLGQTIVFEKGKHIHVTLKNELPELTTFHWHGLNVIGPYVDGGCHAPVYPGKSSQIDFTLDQPAATVWLHAHPCPETAAQVYHGLAAMVLVKDEVEAKLPFPRNWGIDDIPLILQDRRFHENNQWDYRADYDPDGVQGPTALINGTVNPYFDVTTQRLRLRILDGANRREWRLHFSDDLAFTQIGSDGGIMPAPVKLTKLMLTCAERAEVIVDFSQYKPGDEVTLYSDDVPLVRFRVHQFATDETQLPEHLVDIADPTVTPGLPVRKVVMSGMDEEVMIDGKKFAMQRIDARQKVGDVQYWDITNTNTMNGGMVHPFHMHGTQFTVISRNGHEPYPNEHGYKDTVGVNPGETVRIKVKFDLPGLYMYHCHIIEHEDGGMMAQILAYTAADPNPSYKLMDMDTMMQALSEERGVPMDQLWMGGMESYAKMGMKM, translated from the coding sequence ATGTCTGATAAGGTTTATACTGATTATTTCTTCGATGAGCCCGCGTTTAATACTCATGATGGCGGCTACGTTCCATTAGAAGAGGCAAAGGTCCCACAGCAGCCATTGAACGTACCACCACTACTCAAACCAGATAAGGAGACCGCCACGGATACTTATTATACCGTGGTAGCGCAAACTGGTGAAACGCAATTTCTGCCCGGCGCAAAAACGAAAACCTGGGGTTACAACAATAGTGTTTTGGGTCAGACGATCGTTTTTGAAAAAGGTAAGCACATTCACGTCACTTTAAAAAATGAACTCCCGGAGCTAACGACCTTTCACTGGCATGGTCTCAACGTGATCGGTCCCTACGTAGATGGTGGCTGCCACGCGCCCGTCTATCCTGGTAAAAGTAGCCAGATCGACTTTACGCTTGATCAACCAGCGGCAACGGTCTGGCTGCACGCCCATCCTTGTCCAGAAACTGCCGCTCAAGTTTATCATGGTTTAGCCGCTATGGTTTTAGTTAAGGACGAAGTTGAAGCTAAATTGCCATTTCCACGTAATTGGGGTATTGACGATATTCCGTTAATTTTGCAAGATCGGCGCTTTCACGAAAATAACCAGTGGGATTATCGCGCTGACTATGATCCCGATGGCGTTCAGGGACCAACTGCTTTGATCAATGGCACGGTTAATCCTTACTTTGATGTCACTACACAACGACTGCGCTTGCGAATCTTAGATGGTGCTAATCGGCGTGAATGGCGGTTGCACTTTAGTGATGACTTGGCCTTTACTCAGATCGGCTCTGACGGTGGGATCATGCCGGCACCAGTCAAATTGACTAAATTAATGCTGACCTGTGCGGAGCGGGCCGAAGTGATCGTTGATTTTAGTCAATATAAACCGGGCGATGAAGTCACTTTGTATTCTGATGATGTACCGTTAGTTCGTTTCCGTGTGCATCAATTTGCAACTGATGAAACGCAACTGCCTGAGCATTTAGTCGATATTGCTGATCCGACAGTTACACCAGGCTTACCAGTCCGTAAAGTTGTGATGTCGGGGATGGACGAAGAAGTCATGATCGATGGTAAAAAATTTGCGATGCAGCGGATCGATGCACGACAAAAAGTTGGCGATGTTCAGTATTGGGATATTACTAACACCAACACGATGAATGGTGGTATGGTTCATCCTTTCCATATGCATGGTACCCAATTTACGGTGATCTCACGTAATGGGCACGAACCATATCCTAACGAACACGGGTATAAGGATACGGTGGGTGTTAACCCTGGTGAAACTGTGCGTATCAAAGTTAAATTCGATCTACCGGGACTATACATGTACCATTGCCATATTATCGAACACGAAGATGGTGGCATGATGGCACAAATTTTGGCGTATACTGCTGCTGATCCTAATCCTAGTTATAAATTAATGGACATGGATACGATGATGCAGGCTCTATCTGAAGAGCGTGGTGTTCCAATGGATCAGCTCTGGATGGGTGGTATGGAATCTTACGCTAAAATGGGCATGAAGATGTAA
- a CDS encoding stage II sporulation protein M produces the protein MDKTTELRQWRRRQIWTNLLSAWAALIIVAALIYMVLAWAQPDITTIQRALKRAVSGIKSDSNWQMFLRIAWHNERAVLIVFMLSLIPVPLLYWLNLVGTAASIGLVLYVNAGQTRVGMLILAGLVPHGIFEISCFAFALALASQLNYYIRSRTRNWRKRRYDWIGRLPWWPFIRPLLRWYLMIVVPGLLLAAAIESYVTPWLLTLVR, from the coding sequence ATGGACAAAACGACCGAGCTACGACAATGGCGCCGCCGGCAAATCTGGACTAATTTATTGAGTGCATGGGCGGCATTGATTATTGTCGCGGCGCTGATCTATATGGTTTTAGCATGGGCACAACCAGATATAACGACGATTCAACGAGCTTTGAAGCGTGCAGTTAGCGGTATTAAAAGTGATTCTAACTGGCAAATGTTTTTGCGAATTGCTTGGCATAATGAACGGGCAGTTTTGATTGTATTTATGCTAAGCTTGATTCCTGTGCCGCTATTATACTGGCTTAATTTAGTTGGAACGGCAGCGAGTATCGGCCTTGTGCTTTATGTGAACGCGGGACAAACACGTGTGGGAATGCTGATTTTAGCGGGTTTAGTACCGCATGGTATTTTTGAGATTTCTTGTTTTGCCTTTGCGTTGGCCTTAGCTAGCCAGTTAAATTACTATATTCGTAGTCGTACGCGCAATTGGCGCAAACGCCGTTATGATTGGATTGGTCGTTTACCATGGTGGCCGTTTATCCGACCGCTGCTGCGTTGGTATCTGATGATTGTGGTGCCTGGTTTATTATTGGCTGCAGCGATTGAAAGCTATGTTACACCGTGGTTATTAACTTTAGTACGTTGA
- a CDS encoding membrane protein encodes MPASKSRYTPRYIAVVSLITALCVVGRYLFQFLPNIQPVTDIIIFMTLSFGVVTGGYIAILSILISNVLLGFGIWTLPQIFAYLMVVGLTWLFGHWPYLRRHLWVQAAFSLFAGYLYGFCVSIGQYPLLGGWPQFVAYYIAGLYFDTFHAVGNLVLYFILIPPLSKIIPRLRLD; translated from the coding sequence ATGCCAGCAAGTAAATCACGTTATACCCCACGTTACATTGCTGTTGTTTCGTTGATCACAGCATTATGTGTCGTCGGTCGTTACTTATTTCAGTTTCTACCCAATATCCAACCAGTCACCGACATCATTATTTTCATGACCTTGAGTTTTGGCGTCGTTACCGGCGGTTATATCGCGATTCTATCGATCTTGATCTCCAATGTTTTACTTGGTTTTGGGATCTGGACCTTACCACAAATTTTTGCCTATCTCATGGTCGTTGGTCTGACTTGGCTATTTGGACATTGGCCATACTTGCGCCGTCATCTTTGGGTACAAGCGGCGTTCAGTTTATTTGCCGGTTACCTGTACGGTTTCTGCGTTAGTATCGGCCAATACCCACTACTAGGTGGTTGGCCGCAATTTGTCGCTTATTATATTGCCGGGTTGTATTTCGACACCTTCCATGCCGTTGGTAATCTGGTATTGTACTTTATTCTAATTCCACCGTTAAGCAAAATTATTCCCCGCTTGCGGCTAGATTAA